ATGTTTAGGCCCTTAATCATAATAACTGTTTTTCATTTCAACCCTTACAATTTATTACCATCACTATTTGACCCTCAACTTTAGTTTTTCCCTTTAATTTTTATTGTAATTACTCTTTATACCCTaaacttttagttttttttccttttacttatttattgtcgtttcttttttgttttttttctcaAGGTAAAGTCTTTCTAACTTTTGAATGTACCGTCGTATGTAGGTTATTTTATTCACGTTCGAACCTGTCGCAAGTATTCTTTTTTTTATGGTTATAACGAGTGTCGATACCACCAGGACTGAACCGATAACTTTTTGTGACATTCGAATATACCATCTTGACGTGGTTTTTACCGTTACGTAAAATGTCCATTCAcaattatttttttgtttttttatctaCGGTTTGAACATGCCGCGAAGCGCAAATGGTAACCCActagttattatatatatatatatatatatatatatatatatatatatatatatatataaatgagatgtgaTTTGGGCTATGTGGCATTGGATTTGGGAcaattttgctgatgtggcaaccTCATTTTTTGAGTTTAGGAGGGAATCATTCTAAACACACACAATGTGTTCTTGGACGCGGGATCCGTTTTTAAATGGGTTGGATTTTGTTGTTTTCGGGTAAATCACAATAGCCTAAACGGATCCTTTATATTTCACATTCACGCTTTACTTTTTCTCCAAACCCTATATGAGAGCGTGCATCCTGTTCTTCTGTCGGCGATTAAGATCTCCTCTCTTCGCTGTGACCTAAATTCATCTTCTTGATTATATCAACAACATCTACTATCTCGAATGTTATTTACATCATTGTTCGATTCTTTTTTTCTTATTCTTCTTTCACACGCTTATTCTCCACAAACCCTAGAAACCAAAACCTATGAACAATCGAAGCTTTCTGAATCATTGTATTTCTTAGAGATTGAGGAGTATTTCAACAATTAAGTTTCCATTCTCTCTTAAAACTCTAATTTCTTCCGTTGTTTTTCTCTCTGCAGGAAGAGAGATGTGATCTTCATCATTCTCATGGCTGGAGGACGGCTGCGACCACCGATGGGATCACCATCAATGATGTTACAGATTCGGCGATCTAAAATCGTTGTTTCCATGATTGCGATACGTAATTGAAGAACAGATCAATCTTTATTTCTAATTGAAACCCTAACTTTCAAAAAACGATTCTGATTCCATCGATCTTGCCTAAATCCCATTCACGATTTCTGATTCAAGCTATCTTTTCTAAACAATTTTGAAAATCGAAGGTATGTTGTTTTGATTTACATTAAATGCTGAGTGAATGCAGCTGATTTTAATAGAAAGCTTATGTTAATATAGTTTTTATGCTCTAAAGGCTACAACAGGTGGTGGAGGTCATGGAATGCGTCTTGCCAAAGAACGTGATGAGTTTGTGAAGTTGTTGCAGGTTTTATTTTAATATCCAGAAACCAAGCTTAAATAATGTTACATGTTGTATTGTATGAGTTATCATATTCAGAATGCTctctttatttttatttcttaaagatttttattttttaatacagCAAGCTCAGAGTGAGGCTGCAGCTGCATTTGGAAACGATGGTGTATATTTAGAGAAGTGTATTCAAAATCCTAGACACAATGAGATCCGggtatttatttatatttagtCTACAGTTATGTAAAAATTAAATTACTAAAACTTCAACTACACTCTGTGGTTTTAGTTTTAACTGGTTACATATTATAAGTTTTCAATTGTACATAATGTTCACCAACTGTTTATTGAAAGTATATTGTAAAAGGACAAGTTGAATGActaaatgggtcgtgttcgggGGATTAATCTAACATGAAACCCGACCCGTTAGCCCGACTTTCTTTTATTTATTACTATTCTAAGATTGTaaatttacaaaaagaaaatatacAAATGGGTTTTGAACAATTCGATTTAAACAATAAATATTGATGTTGATTTCTCTTTATTTATTCAAATCTATTAAAAATAACTCTATAGTGATTGAAAGGGGAAAATCCATATTTTAGCGAATCTTATGTTAATAAAAGACAAATTAAATGACTAAAATGGGATAAAAGTGAAAGTTGGTATTTTATATAAATAGTTATTTTTATTGTATATGTAATTTGATACATTTTCTATGCGTTTTATATACATTTTTAACATGTTGACTTACTCATTCACAGTCTATAACTTACCATTTTTTGcttttttattggtttattttatAGGATCTACCAATTATAACGGAAGATATGTGtattttttggtttattttttgcTAGGTTCTGCTTTTCAGAATGACCAGGTGATGCTTTATTAGTCAAGCAAATTTAAtgattctttttattgtttagtAATCAACATCCATTCATGTTCCGCTGGAATACTGAAGGATCACTTGAAGATAAGGTTGGATACTTTTATTCCAATGGAAGCAGTGGTATACCTTTTTTTCCTTATGATATGTGtattttttggtttattttagATCGGTTGGAACGTTCTGGTGCAGAGAATGTGGAGGTCGAATTTGGAGTTTTGCTTAACGAGCATGGAACTATTGAAATAGGTTATGCAAGAGTAAGTATCACATATCACGTGGCTTCTGATTATGCATTGTGTATCTCAAAGGGCTATGCAGAAGCTGAGGAAGTCGTTGCTTCTTCGTTGGCGTCTTTAACAACATTAAAATCAGTTGGCACGTTTTAGCAGGTATTTATTAGTAATTTTGAGTACAGATATGTCCAATGACTAATTCGTAACTTGATAATTTCAGTGTCCTCTCCTTAACATAATTTATTGTCCTCCATCAGAAGCTGTTCTTGGTGATGGAAAGAGTTTGGTAAGCATAATCTTCCTCTGTTTTATTTAATACTTTATATTTGTTTGACGCGTATATAACTATCATATTAATCTTTATTATCCTTAAAGGTGGTGGTTGTCTACAACCCTATAGGATGGAAGAAAGACGAAGTTGTCCAATTTCCAGTGCGTGCTGATCTAGGCTTTGACTTTTTTACTTTGACTTTTAATGTCTTGGCTGTTTGATATAATGCGAAGTTTCTGCAGGTTATTTCGCGTGAAATAATGGTCCGAGATTCAGACGGAAAAGAAATTAAATCACAGCTTACTCCCATAGTATACACAACACCCAATTAGACAATAGGTATTACCATGTTCAAGCATATACCGGTAAAACTCCAAGTACTACACTGCATTATTGGCTTGCGTTTACGGCATATGTACCACCTCTCGGTTTCAGCACCTACATTGTCTCAACTGCCAAAGACACAGGTCAACTCATTGAATCTATTGTTACAATTTGTAATTTACGTTAGAAGTTGAGataatatgaatatatgataCCTGTGATAATGATTAGCAGATACAAGTGCAACAATGGCAATAGTGTGGAATTTTGTTTCTGATACTGGTGATAGAATTGCAGTTATTGTTGGATATTCTAAGTTAGTTTTTTAATCAATCGTTTTTTTCATCTAATTGGATATCTTTCAGTCTATTGTTGTTTCAAAGTATGATTTTGATCTCTATTATCTTATTTGTTCTTGGCAGGAGGTTtaaatatgtgaaatttaatTGAATTGATGGAATGAGCGACCTGAGATGTCTGTTGTTGTTTCACGACTCCAGAAGGTACTTGCATTGCAAGAGAGATCACCAGAACGAGAACCCAAATTTATTCACAAATTCGTGTCATGTTTTCGGCCCAATGCTGAGTCGAAAGGCATCAATTTGATATTAGTTGGAGGCAGTGAATACAAACCAGGTGACCAACTAAACAATCCAATCATTGCCACAGGAAAGGGTAAACCTGTTTTGTGCGATGAAAATGATGACTTGAGTCGTTATCGTTATCAATCTGGCAGTGAAGGTGATGCAATGATTATGACAAGAAATAATAAATTTCTACCAAGCCATACAAGTACAACCAAAGGAAATCTGATGGTGTTTAGTTCTTAAGCTCTTCAAACAGCTACCAATTATTTTCATAACGAAAAATTTATTGGAAAAGGTAGTTTCGGTTCTGTTTACAATGGGATGATCCATGAGCGATCACTTGCAGCTGCCAAGACTCACATAACTATCGCTGTGGTTAACCAACATCTTCAAAGTCATCCGCAAGAGTGGTTGGTAAGTACATGTTGGATTTTCTTACATATATCAAGTGCAGACCAGTTTTAACGACGATATTCATACTATGTATATTGTTTATTTTAACATTGTTACAGGCTACAGTTAACTGTCTAGGGCTGATTGATCACCCAAAACTTATAAAGCTTATTGGTTACTGCACAGACGATGACCACAAAATTTTTGTATATGAGTACATGGAACGAGGCAGCCTAGAAAACAATCTTTTCAGAAGTGAGTTCTTACTTATTAGTGCTATATTTGATCCTTATATATCTGATATAACATAATGTTACAGGGCGTTTTTACACTGGACCTCTCGCATGGAACCTACGAATTAAAATCGCCCTTGGTGCTGCAAAGGGACTTGCTTACCTTCATAAACCAGAATCAACAGTTATGTGTCAGGATTTCAATTCCACCAACATCTTGATTGATTCGATATGAATTTAATTCGAAAACATATTACGATACATTTATTGTTGGGTTTCTATATAATTATTGAGTTCGATGGAATGGTTTTGCTGTAACGAATTGTATTTAGCCTCAgattaatgtttttttttcttcttactcATCTTATTTTGATTTTATTGGTGTCTTTTGGTTATATTAGGATTCCGGCGAACTGATTCGAGGTAAAACTGGCCAAACATcaggacgaaaatgacattttactctaattTTCATAGATAAACGTTATTTATATGTACCTTCCAGGTTGCTGGATTGTTGAACAAAATGCAGTTGCATGCGGAACAATCTGTCTCTGAAGATAACGAATGCACTTTTATTGTGTCGGTTCCCCCTACCAGAAGTGACGTTCTTCATGCATGTGATGTAGCAGAGGCATCGAATGGAAgtacatttattattattaataatgttGTCGTGTTGTTTAAATCTTTGTATGATATTCATGTACCAATAAAAATGCCTCTTTTTTAATATAACTGGCGTAAAATTTGTTTTATTGTAACAAACTCCAAAGGACGTGGCGATTGCTTATGGTTTCAATAAAATTCCAAAGCGGATGCCTGCATCTTTGAAGCCCTTGCCGCTGAATCAGTTCAGTGATCTTATTAGAACAGAGGTACATATTTTGCGTTAATCGCGTTACATCGTTCGTTTAATCCAATTCGACACGTTTTGCCATGCTCAGTTGCTCACATAGCTCAGGTGCTGATAGGTGTTAAGGGCTCGATTCAACGATTAAGCTATATAAAAATCGTGTTCTAATTTTTCAAGAGCTAACAAATGAATTTTGGCGGTAGTAAATCATTTTCATAGTTAAGTAGTCAGAAATTTATATAGCTGGTCTTCACAGCCGCCTTCGGTAGGCCTTTTATCAGCAGTTAGGTTTAACGGTAGTAAATCATTTTCATATGGTTTTGCTATTAGGGTTAACGAACAAATGATGAAAGGTATTGGTTTGGTTTCACTAGGTTATTGTTTTAAGTTTTGATGTATTCCATTCGTTTGCTGAATGAAGTTATCTTATAATAGCATTATGCACTGGAACTTTGTTAATAAACAACCAACATGGCGTGATTACATGAAAGGATACTCAATCTTTTGGAATATTGTATTGTGTTCATCTGTTTTAACAAAGAATATAATCCCTTTGTTCTGAACAATAAAGATAAGCACGACCATATTTTCAGTTCTAAAAGATGCATGTGTTCATCGATTGGGAATTGGGAATTTGGGATAATAATATGTCAAAACGGGTAACTATTAGTTTGGGTTGGGCAACTATCAACCCATTTCCTTTATAGATATTTTTTGTTTTACCAGCATTAAAATTCAGGttaacaattaaaaaaaacacaGGTTTGAACATTTCTAAGCGTTTTCTTCTGGTTAGACTCGATGATGTTGTAATGAAAAAATTGCATGTTATAAAGGGCTAAAGAAAGGATCTATAGTTGGTTACACAATGCATGTGGAAGGGAAGTATTGCAAGGAGAGACCTAAGAAAACTTAAAATGGTCAGTAttgatgtttaattttttttttacttaataACATATTCATGTTTGTATGAATTTAGCGGTAatattgagatgcatgtttcacTTTTTTCTGCAGGCCACAAGAAACAGGTGCACTTAAAGAGCAAGTGAAGATTGCATTTTTTAAACtctgtgtttttgtttttgttttttgttttttcttttttttttaatcaattgATTATGAGTATTGTTGTATTGTTATTAGAAAGGGGAAACATGTAAATACTCATTTAAAAAATTctttaagggtaaaatagtaattcaatAATAGAAATTTTaatgaaaaggggaaatatgtaatatatatggtttaggaaggggaaatatgtaattaattTTGTgggttgggtaaatatgtaataaggaCACTTAGAATAGTGAAATATGTAAAAAACTTTCTAAATCAACACCTAAAAGCAACCATAAAGAGAGGACTAGCATGATGCTCAATGGTCAAATGAAGCATATCACTACATAATGATATCACTAGGGGTCAATCGTGTCGGGTTGGCGGACCCATATTATTATTCGTTTGAaagatttcaaccctaacccgTATACACATGAATTCGGGCCAATCCGAACACGACCCTTTAACCCATTTTTCTAAGTGATTGATACATGTTGACCATTTATAAGTGAGTTTTTGGGCCGTGTCAAGTATTGCCGCCCCTAATCATCACGTCAAAATTGAATCAAGGCTTGCTACGTCATATAATGATCTCAAGTTTATCGTCAATTTCGGGTTTTCTTTATTACATCAATTTGTTAGTTTAGTTGTGTAAACAATTAACCAAAATTTCATTACTTTTTGTCGGTCAGAACGTGGAGCGTGCTTATGGCTATAATAGGGTGAACAATAGATTTCAAGATGTAACTAATATAATTACTTTCAACCACTGCCCGTTGATGATATGGATGATTCTTATTGTTTAGAAGGTAATAAACATAATTATTGGAAGTAATTTATAAGTCCCATAATTCTTTTACACGAAGTTAGCCTTGATTTTAGCATGAAATGAGCCCAGATATCGAGATATCTATCTGATGCACGGTACAATGTTTTGTGCTGTGGATATGGGTTAATTATGTCTGGCCCTTTCAAATTAATAAAGTCGAGGtgtatgtgtatttattttgtttaattataTTAGTTGGAGAAGATAAACTTACTTGGCTATTGTTTAATACATGAATTTCAGGTTCTTTCAACAAAACTTGCATCTGTCAATCTTTTGGTGTATGATTTTGGAGTGGATTTGGGTGCATTCAAGATTAAACCTAATGAGGTACCATGTTGGTTAATAGGCACTGAGCATGGTTAGTAGTTGGATTCCACCCGTATAACATGATTTTTTAATTAtatgcaatacatttttcattcGTTTACTTTTTATCCGTTGATAGCTGAATCACTAATCATGAATGTGTTTTTTTTATCTTCTTCGTTTTTGTGAATAGTCATGAATGGATTCAACCCGTGTAACTCGAGTTTAACTCGAGTTTCTAACTTGATCTCCTCTTTGCCGTCATAGTAGTTGGTACTGATACTAGCGTTGTacataaacataacatatttttgtttttattattatttttataatttttgtaaagTGCTATCGGCTAATTAGTTAAAAGTTGAGAGTGGTGTGCTACAAATCGAAAGTTAAGAGTGTTGTCGACCAATTGATGAAAGTTTagcttatttaaatccaatatctaTTTTAAAAATGTATATActgttgtttttgataaaatttAAATGGTCCaacccgcgaagttcgcgggtgataacctagttaaataatatACAGGTTTAGAGTATAGTACATGAATGGTCTCTGTGGTTTattaaaattttggatttagtctcTAATTCTCTAAAAGTAAATatatggtccatgtggtttgcactttatAATACATTTAGTcccctttttttttttgaaaggacaTGGATGATCCTTGTGgtatgcactttgtaacgcatttagtccttaACTTGGACAATGTTAAAATCTTTAGATTTGTTAGCCGAGTACTAAGTATGTTACAAGTTGCAATCCACAAAAACCATCGATATACTTTTAAAAAAGTTAATGACAATCTAAAATTTTAGTAAACAAGTTACCCATATGCCTATTTTAGTCAACAAGTTAATATACCTCTTTGATTTCATCAATACACTATCTTTTCAAAATTTCTAGATTTGACAATACCTGCTAAATTTGAGAATTCCTGATAAATAAAAACAAGGTTCAAATCAAACGTTTATTTTCTGCTGGGGCCGATATGTCCCTTGTTTCTTTGCCGTGTAGATTTCGTCTGGTCCGCAgttttaaacataaacataaaagtTTACACGCTacaactatttttattttttgtcctATTAATTCATCCTCTATGCAAATTAAATGTTGTGTAAAAACTTGGATTATACTGATtagaaaaactataaaaacgtAGAAACTTAATTGAGAATTAGTATTACTCgatatatatttaattaaatgTTTATAGCATGATAAGatattttagagttaaatgtcattttagtccctttggtttgggtcattttaccagtttagtccaaatgtttcattttttgtttgtgggtccaaaaaggtttcaccgttgccattttttGTCGTTCGGTGATGGCATGCCGATGCGGGGAGGGAGTGTATGTGAGAGAGAGATGGTAGTGTGGGGTgaggtccattccaatctcaaccaatcacacttttttcctttttttaaatagtttaccacttcaccaagtgtccaAACTATTGCCAACACTTTTAAGCATAATTTACCACTTTGACATGGCATACTCTCATTGGTAGATTTTTTAGTTTGCCCctctcaagtgtttaaccactccttacacgcTTAGTTCACTGGGCTAACTTCATCTATTagttctgttaacgagaagggcaattcggtcattttatatggccgaatagtccttctagttaacagaattacatataaaatgaccgaattgcccttttcgttaacataaaaaatggatgaagttaacacagtggacaaaaatggcaacagtgaaacaTTTTTGGACTCACAggctgaagaggtatggtcccaattccctgcctacatggcagggaccacaccacttttgtgcacacaaggcacCCATGTCACCAGAAccttctagaagcttccagaagacaCCTAGGCGGTTCACAGCTGGCATCAAAGATGCTTtgcccaacataaaggacaacacgtgtcaccattgacagaaggccacataggcctgcgacaatccagggagcagGGCTGACGCGACCAGTACGAGGTACCCAGCACAAGCGAATAcaaggacgccacgtgtaccactacacccttcgcgacagagcagaccaagaggatattccccttggtcggacagctggcgcacacccacagctggcacagctgcttcctccttcttcaccctccggctataaataggacccttcatcattcaggttgatcatcttggctctctttactcactctatacacacactgttttattcatctcagagcagtacttattctcacgccggagcctggttaagagggaaaacccccttctcccctcttaacgagactaacggtgtttactgttttgcagatctcaggccaccgatacgagcaagagaagaggttgaaccccataaatgaaacgaccctcttggttatccttgtgttaaccattgtttcaacattggcgccatccgcttttttgcaAGACCACTCTCACCTCTTTTTCTCTTCTAAAAAACACTCGTGAAAATGGCAGACCAGAATCATTCACACCCAGCTGACGGAGAAGTCTCTTCCTTcgaactcgtttcggacacggCACACGTCCAACGAAGTCAAAGGAACGAGACCATCCAAGAAGGTCAGTTGAACAACGAGTTTCCATCCATTTTTGGAAGTGCGCCCAGGGCTGTTAGCCAGACCACAACTGGACCCATCTTCCAAACACCAGCAAGAATCATCACCCAAACCACAAACGGAGCTGCTCTCCAATCTCCAACGGGGATATTACACCAAACATCGCCGCCGATGCAGACTGTAAGCCATGGACCAGGCCCTTCTGTTCCATCGGAGCAAGCACAACTCAACTActctgcacttttagggctacccgaaggaaaaactctggcttcctggtacgCCGAACAAATGGCGTCCATAAACCTCGTTTATGCGCAGCTCAGCGCACAACAAGCCTTGCTCCAAGCACAGGCTAACCAATCAGCATTCGTAACTCCACAaccaaggtctctgagtacacacaCGGCTCAGCAGACAAACGCGTGGAACTTACGACCAGAAAGAGAACCAGTGCAACAGGTCAGAAGACCCAGCATACAAACACGCGCGATACTTATGCTGAAACAGAGAGCAACTTCGTCCAAACCTCCAATCCACAACGAAGGCCGATCCAAACCCGTTTGGGCGCGCGCAACATGAATACAGAATGGGAAGACGAGGAAGACGACCCAACTTACAAGGCGGAATCCACAGTGTTTAGCAGACTTCCTCCGGAACACGAAGCATACAAACCAACCAAGCGCGCGGGGTACGAACCCAAAGTAGAGCATGATTACACCTTGAGCTATCGTCCTGAggacatggctgaaaattcaaaattcattcgAGAAATCGCGTGCGCGGCCATCGACAAAACGAAATTACCACACAACGTGGGTAAATACAACGGGTTGACGGACCCAGACGATCACCTCCAGGTGTTTAAAGGTGCGGGAGCAACAGGAGGATGGAACTTACCAACATGGTGCCACCTGTTTGCTCAGACATTCGTTGGCGCGGCGCGCATTTGGTTCGACAACTTACCGGCTGGCAaaatcaaatcatgggtcgaTTTCCGAGAGAAGTTCCTGGCACACTTCTCTCAGCAGCGAAGACAAGCCAGAGATCCGGGTGATTGTCTGAACATATGGAGAAAAGATTATGAAAGCGTAGAAGATTTCATTACAAGGTATAACAAAGAATGTCTAGAGATCGGAGACATACCAGAGAAAATGATGCGCGCACACTTCATGCGAGCGGTCAAGTGCGACGATCTGGTTAAAAGAATCAAAGGGCGAGATGGAGGACCCAAAGactgggaaaccttcattgaagCAGCCAAGACCATTGCGCAGACAGACAGACAACTGACCGGTGACGATCACCGTCAGCGCGCACACAACCATAACGATCGAAACAACAGAAGGGGCAGAAATCAACCCTGGAGGGCTTCTGGGAACAGAGAAAGAAGCCCCCCACGGGACGACGCACGCCATACGATCAATCAGATAGCCCATCGAAAAGAAGTAAAGCGCGAAAATAGAGAAAAGCAGTGGACTCCACTAACCAAAACACCTTCTGAAGTTTTAGCCACAGAGAACCATCAGTTCAAACCACCCTTgcagatgcgcaacaaaaggggtcaagacccaaatctcttctgtgaattccacaaagatACGGGCCACTTGACCGATGATTGCTTTAGCTTAAAGCAAGAAATCGAAAGAGCTCTAAGAGACGGAAAGCTCGGTCACTTAGTCAAAGGAGGAAAGCGCGATTACCGCCAGATACAACGAAGAGATGAAGGTCCAGACAACAAGAAGCTTAGAAAGCTAGAAACTCATATGGTGCAAGGAGGTCCACGGCGACCAAGAAAAAACTACAACAAGCGCGCGCAGGATGATTCATGGCGCGAGAAGCAAGTGGTGTTCCCAGTTGTCAGGGGAGGTCCAAGAGAAAAGCGGCCAATAGTCATCCCAGGGGTGATCAGCCACTACCAAACAGATTACATCTTTATCGATCCCGGGAGCACCGCAGACATCATATATGAACAGTGCTTCAATCAATTCGACCAAGAGGATAAGGCGCGCCTAGAACCAGTCGATTACccactaactggtttctgcaacgaggCCGTCTTTCCCCTAGGACAAATATCATTCCCAGTATTGCTTTCTGATGGGAGAAATTCAAGAACCGAAGAGGTCACATTCATGGTGCTACCGGCACATTCAAGACATGACATCCTCCTaggaagagaatcccaaggagatttcagcaTGATCTGTTCCGCACCACATTCTGCCATAGGCTTTCCAACCGAAACAGGCATTGCGTTGATATACGCAAGCAAAGAAGTGCTAACAACAGATGAAATCAGACCGGCAAAAGCAAGCAAACAGGCACCGCGCATAGAAGCAGAGAAATGGGTATTGAACAGCGCATACCCAGAACAAACAGTCACTCTGGGACCCGCAATGTCTGATCTAACGCGCGCGGCGCTAAAGAAATTACTGCATGACaacatggacgtgttcgcctggacaccggctgatatggttggtgttccacggcaTATAGCAGAACACCGGCTAAATGTCTCAGAGGATGCAAAGCCAGTAGTGCATGCTAAACGACACCTGGGAGACATCAAACATGATGCAATGAAAGAACAAGTGTTGGAACTGCTAAACGCAGGAATCATCAGGGAAGTCCGGTACCAAACATGGGTAGCAAGCCCAGTAATGGTAAAGAAACCGAATGGTAgttggagaatgtgtgtcgactacaaagatctgaacaaagcatgtcccCGTGACTGCTACGCTTTACCAGACATAGACGAGAAAATAGATTCTCTGGCAACGTTTCGATGGAAATGTTTtctggattgctacaaaggataccaccAGGTCCAGATGGCTGTTCAAGACGAAgataaaaccgcattccgcacgccAACGGGGTTATACTGCTACACCAAGATGCCGTTCGGCTT
The Helianthus annuus cultivar XRQ/B chromosome 6, HanXRQr2.0-SUNRISE, whole genome shotgun sequence genome window above contains:
- the LOC110890016 gene encoding probable serine/threonine-protein kinase PBL10; translated protein: MIHERSLAAAKTHITIAVVNQHLQSHPQEWLATVNCLGLIDHPKLIKLIGYCTDDDHKIFVYEYMERGSLENNLFRRRFYTGPLAWNLRIKIALGAAKGLAYLHKPESTVAGLLNKMQLHAEQSVSEDNECTFIVSVPPTRSDVLHACDVAEDVAIAYGFNKIPKRMPASLKPLPLNQFSDLIRTEVHILR